The region CCTGGTATCCTCCATCTGTTAGCTCCCCGAGTTCATCTCGCCCTGAAACACCTAGGACCATGTCTTCCAGCAGCTTCAGTTCACAAAGGCCTACTGACAGGCCACAGTCTCCGGCACATGTTTCACCTGCTGAAGCAGCAGGTATAATTGCTGTCCTGAAGGATAAAAGGTAGGATCATGTTTCTAAAGGTTTCTTTTAGTATGCATTTGAAAGTTTTTTTTTCATCTTTATTTGAACGTGTACTAGTAAGTCTTTATAATAGAAGGCAAAAGCCATGTTCTGGTGAATTCTGTGATGTTTAGGACATTTTAGTTTCCCACTCCCTTCTTTCAATTATGCTTGCAAAGCAGtaaatttttcaatatttatcagtcatttattgtttatttgtgAATTGTTTTAGTGTTGATGAGTTGCGGAAGCTTTTGTCTGACAAGGATGCATACCATCAGTTCCTGTTGTCCCTGGATCAGGTTAAAATTCAAAACAATGTAAGTTAGCTTGACTGCCTCATTTCTGCTGTAACCTGTAGGTGTATAATTTCACTAGACAAAAACTACACCTGTATGGGATGCGTTTCTTCAATTGTTGACATCAATAAATTtgctttgttatatatatatatatatatatatttgtttctaTTTGGCAAAGAAATTGGTCCTAAATATGATGTATAGTGGTAGTTGCAAAActttttttgtttccttttttgaGTTTCACTGTTagaatgtttttgttttttgttcttaATCATCTTTTGAATTGACTGTCATCAGCTACGAGATGAACTCCGGAAAGAAACTCTGCAGTTAGCAAGTAAGTTATTGTACATATGGTTGAAATTGATGTACATATTTTTGCTTCCTCAGTTTTATTACTTCCTAGGTAAACAAATTATAAGATGTGTGTTTTTTTCAGGAGAAAACTTGGAAAAGGAGCCACGTATTATGGAGCTCAGAAACCAGGTAAATTTGGTTTATGCTCTTCTTTCTCCAGTAATTTCTCTTAGATGTTCTGACTTCTGATGGTGAAACTTCTTCTCTTATTTTGTGGTCACAGTGCAGAATTATCAGAACCACCGAACTGGCTACTGCTCAGGAGAAATTAAATGAACTAGAGAGGCAAAAGGAAGAAACGTTAAAGCTCTGTTCTCCTGCTTCCCTCTTTCAAAGGCTTAAAGGTATGTAGTGCGAGACAATCTAAAGTTTTATAATGCTAGATCAGGACATGAACCTACTTGGTAGTTAGTTATGATCCaaattttgagtttttatgctaAGATCTCCAAACCCTTGTTTTGTTTTGCAGAAGCGATGAACAAGGTGGACGAAGAATCTGAAACGCTGCACGAGCAGCTCCTTGAAAAGGAGATTGATATTGGAGCTTTTGTGCAGAAATACAAAAAGCTCCGCACTACCTATCACAAAAGAGCACTCATTCACCTTTCAGCTAGAACAAATACAGTTAGTTAAACTGGTTGTGACTGTACACTTTTGAATAATTTGGGATTTGCTTTTTTCAAACAAATCAATGAACTATAAATCTCTCCTTTTTTGGAGAGGAGTGATTGGAGGGTAATGTGTCTTATGTTATTTATGTTTCACATGGTCGTGTTAAGCTAAAATTAGTgtcagtttttaaaaaaaaaaaaaaaaaaatctaattatgTATTTTCCTTTTTGGATTTAACTATATTAACCAAATGGTATAAGAAAAGAAAGACTCGTCAGATCAGGAATTTAGAGAATGGTTTCGTAGCAAGGTTTGTGACTGCATTAAGAAGCTAGCAGTGTGTCAAATAACCTATAAATTATTAGAATTGCTTATTCCAAATCAAACACTCTTAGTCGATTTGGGAAATGGCACTGATTAAATAGAATGTCAAGTGAATTAAGCAAAATCACTTAatatatcaaattaattaaacaatttcCAAATGGATTACAAAACCAATAAGAATATTACAAAATTATACTTACAAATGCGACCATTATTTGTAGCACTTGCATTATCCCAATTGGAACCCAACaaattaacaataataataataaaaaaagagctATGCAAAATATTAACGAAATAACTATTTCTTAAAGGGAAATTTGATATCATAtgctaaaaaattaaacaaagtaAAAAATTAAACCCAAAAAATAAACATAGGAAAGTTATCCTATTTTTTCAATTTCTTCCCCAAATTACCCCTCACTTTTCAACTTCCTCCATTTTCTCTAACTCCCTtctctctcctccttctctctatctctctgtcaaatttcccaaaagtcacattcatttctctctctctctctctctctctctctctctctctctctctctctctcgctctctctctctcagacaAAAAAAAAACCACCACGACTTGCAGTCAGCCGGACCTCCACCCACCACGACCTCAGCCGGACCTCCCACACACTCAACCAACCTCCACATTCATTTTTCTCACCCAAAAGCAATGGGTAAGTGTTTTTTATGCAAAATATTGTTGGCTTTTGTTATATTTAGTGTAAGTTGTATGGATCTGCACATTGTTGGTTGTATTTTGTCCATTTTGTGTTCTGAAATGAAAGTAGACTATGCTCCGTTTTCtgcgttttttttttttgtttttcgttTTTTTGCCATTTTTGAATGATAAATTGCGATTTTGTGCGATTTCTACCAAAGTCAGAGGTTAGGGATGAAACTATGCGACATTTGAACGATGCCATTGCGATTTTGTGCGATGTTATATGTGTGGCAAAAACTAAGTATTTTTGGGCGATTTTGTGGGCGACTTTATCTGTGTGCGATACTTGTGCGATTCCTATGCGATATCATTGCGATTTTGTCTGTATTAATTTTGTCCAAAATTTCTTGCGATAGTTGTGCGATGTTTTTGCAATATTGAACGATATGTGTGCGATTTTAAATTTGTTCGACTTTATTTGTACTTTTTTctgattttaaattttttttgtttgtgacAGATTCAACTGTATTTGTGCCTGGTGTTTGGTGATTCTCACTACGAGGGGGTCTTCTTTGTCGCTCTGCTTGGTTGCTTGGAGTTAGTTCCAACCTCAAGGGAGGTACTTGTACAGCTCCATCAACTTCCAGCTCcacatcatcatcctcatccaaATCTACCACAGGATCATCGTTGTAATAGAGACCATCGAAATCATCTAAATGATCAAATGCGATATCGGCTCTGTGGTCATCTATATTATTAGGTAGTTGCTCATTCAAACCAACCCCCTAATTAGTTTCTGGGACAAAGGTCCCTACCACACTTCGAGGGGTTACACTTCGAGTAGGCTCCAAATTCACATTCTTCTTCGCCTTAGTCACAAATAGTGGCAGCAAGTTGTCCACACTCATCTTTGCCTTCCTACTAAAAAACACTCGCAGTTGACTATCTTTCACTAAAACCCCCGGCGGAAACTTGGTGCCTTTCATGTACATGTAACAGACTTCTAATTTCAGTTCATACACCAAAGGATCCACATCCAACTCTTCATACAAAACTTCACGCAACTTTTCCAGAGTAGTGTCAATGTCAAACATCAACGTCTTACTTGTTGGGGAATTGAATACCCAGTTGAAACCCTCGACAGCCCAAACACCATCATACAATACAGGCACAAATACAGTTGAATCTatcacaaacaaaaaaaaatttaatcagAAAAAAGTACAAATAAAGTCGTACAAATTTAAAATCGCACACATATCGTTCAATATCGCAAAAACATCGCACAAAGTCGCACAACTATCGCAAGAAATTTTGGACAAAATTAATACAGACAAAATCGCAATGATATCGCACAGGAATTGCACAAGTATCGCACACAGATAAAGTCTCCCACAAAATCGCCCTAAAATCGCCCAAAAATACTTAGTTTTTGCCACACATATAACATCGCACAAAATCGCAATGACATCGTTCAAATGTCGCATAGTTTCATCCCTAACCTCTGACTTTGGTAGAAATCGCACAAAATCGCAATTTATCGTTCAAAAATGGCA is a window of Humulus lupulus chromosome 4, drHumLupu1.1, whole genome shotgun sequence DNA encoding:
- the LOC133831227 gene encoding vacuolar protein-sorting-associated protein 37 homolog 1, whose protein sequence is MFRFWGSQEQQSQPHQQDSSTQSWYPPSVSSPSSSRPETPRTMSSSSFSSQRPTDRPQSPAHVSPAEAAGIIAVLKDKSVDELRKLLSDKDAYHQFLLSLDQVKIQNNLRDELRKETLQLARENLEKEPRIMELRNQCRIIRTTELATAQEKLNELERQKEETLKLCSPASLFQRLKEAMNKVDEESETLHEQLLEKEIDIGAFVQKYKKLRTTYHKRALIHLSARTNTVS
- the LOC133831228 gene encoding uncharacterized protein LOC133831228, with the translated sequence MDSTVFVPVLYDGVWAVEGFNWVFNSPTSKTLMFDIDTTLEKLREVLYEELDVDPLVYELKLEVCYMYMKGTKFPPGVLVKDSQLRVFFSRKAKMSVDNLLPLFVTKAKKNVNLEPTRSVTPRSVVGTFVPETN